From a region of the Methanoculleus receptaculi genome:
- a CDS encoding oligosaccharyl transferase, archaeosortase A system-associated, giving the protein MDIKKYQPYLIIGLIVILALLTLWTRGIPADGLVTDEGVNLLGNDPWYNLRQVEQTLANFPAYAWFDAMTLYPTGDVIYWGPLFIEIISVLCLLAGAATRPEIMLVASWVPPLMAVAMVPVVYLLARKIADWKTGLIAAGLIAVIGSNYAYRSLFGFVDHHIAETLFSTIFVLAYVTALLAARDRPLSPKNFETLKIPVITAALAGVAYLLGFFNMPTMVLFALIVAAFTLVQFILDFFQERSSDYLVLINAVVFGVVIVGAAVFGFPHSGLSLSLYTVGHVIVYAALIGGTLALYGLSVFLKKRPKYYFPLALLAIAAVVAAVLYAALPEIYNLLISSLISFFGEQPVTTTVQEARAWSFDAAWATFHWGLLLAAGGAATLIWQNRERVNPAHVFVLIWSGIILGSTAAHVRYEYYLAVNIALLSAVFAGGVLSATWKEVALLLRKGSADSARPAAGRAEKREEPPKKKGKKGARAADAPKAKSRKRDQPDYLKVGGFVLVAALTLLFAGTSFQGNLDLANSAKYSGMDSQWMEALEWMGENTPDPGVDYYAIYDRETFTYPEESYGVMSWWDYGHWITFISKRIPNNNPFQHGVAGPNGSAVYLVSTSEEAANHILDNIGTRYVVTDYQVVMGKFHAPATWADPNDTGGLRFQPVFFVPMGSGSAGYQAMQFYNQDYYMTMVSRLHNFDGSMTEPTTGSVLYVEYVEPEMANASYPVITSAQEMNATAAAAAAAAYNLNSPAGSHATVLNLHYDYQADSILHPLERVPALKHYRLVHETPQNIYGNVGEDGPDLKAVKIFEYVPGAAIRGEGVIEVPIATNTGREFVYRQESENGLFVVPYATSGWSGEVRATGPYRIAGTGQTFDVTEEDIQQGRTIN; this is encoded by the coding sequence ATGGATATCAAGAAATACCAACCATATCTCATCATTGGTCTCATCGTCATCCTCGCGCTGCTCACGCTCTGGACGCGGGGAATCCCCGCAGATGGACTGGTGACCGACGAGGGTGTAAACCTGCTGGGAAACGATCCCTGGTACAATCTCCGCCAGGTTGAACAGACCCTGGCAAACTTCCCTGCATACGCCTGGTTTGACGCGATGACGCTCTACCCGACCGGGGACGTGATCTACTGGGGGCCTCTCTTCATCGAGATCATATCCGTGCTCTGTCTCCTTGCCGGCGCAGCGACGCGGCCTGAGATCATGCTGGTGGCGTCCTGGGTCCCGCCGCTGATGGCCGTGGCGATGGTGCCGGTCGTCTACCTGCTTGCGAGAAAGATCGCAGACTGGAAGACCGGTCTCATCGCCGCCGGTCTTATTGCGGTCATCGGCAGCAACTACGCCTATCGCTCCCTCTTTGGCTTTGTCGATCACCACATCGCAGAGACGCTCTTCTCGACGATCTTTGTTCTCGCCTACGTGACGGCGCTGCTTGCGGCGCGCGACCGGCCGCTCTCCCCGAAGAACTTCGAGACCCTGAAGATCCCGGTAATAACAGCGGCCCTCGCCGGGGTAGCCTACCTCCTCGGGTTCTTCAACATGCCGACGATGGTCCTCTTCGCGCTCATCGTGGCGGCCTTCACCCTGGTCCAGTTCATCCTGGACTTCTTCCAGGAGAGATCGAGCGATTACCTGGTTCTCATAAACGCCGTCGTCTTCGGCGTCGTCATCGTCGGGGCGGCGGTATTCGGCTTCCCGCACTCCGGCCTCAGTCTCTCCCTGTACACCGTCGGGCACGTTATCGTCTACGCCGCCCTCATCGGAGGCACGCTAGCACTCTACGGCCTCTCGGTCTTCCTGAAAAAGCGGCCTAAATATTACTTCCCTCTCGCGCTCCTCGCCATTGCAGCCGTCGTCGCCGCTGTGCTCTATGCCGCCCTGCCTGAGATCTACAACCTCCTTATCTCAAGCCTCATCTCCTTCTTCGGCGAGCAGCCCGTAACCACAACCGTCCAGGAGGCGCGGGCATGGTCGTTTGACGCCGCCTGGGCGACCTTCCACTGGGGGCTGCTGCTTGCTGCCGGCGGAGCAGCCACCCTGATCTGGCAGAACCGTGAGCGGGTGAACCCGGCCCACGTCTTCGTCCTGATCTGGTCGGGTATCATCCTGGGGTCGACCGCCGCGCATGTCCGCTACGAGTACTACCTTGCCGTAAACATCGCCCTCCTCTCGGCGGTATTTGCAGGCGGGGTCCTGAGCGCAACCTGGAAAGAGGTTGCCCTCCTCCTCCGGAAAGGAAGTGCAGACAGCGCGCGCCCCGCGGCGGGAAGAGCCGAAAAACGGGAAGAGCCTCCAAAGAAAAAGGGCAAGAAAGGGGCAAGGGCCGCTGATGCTCCTAAAGCGAAATCCAGGAAGCGTGATCAGCCTGATTACCTCAAAGTCGGCGGGTTTGTTCTGGTTGCCGCTCTCACCCTCCTCTTTGCCGGGACGTCATTCCAGGGGAACCTGGATCTCGCAAACAGCGCGAAATACAGTGGTATGGACTCGCAGTGGATGGAGGCCCTGGAGTGGATGGGAGAGAACACACCAGATCCCGGCGTCGATTACTACGCGATCTACGATCGTGAGACCTTCACCTACCCCGAAGAGTCATACGGTGTCATGTCCTGGTGGGACTACGGCCACTGGATCACGTTTATCTCGAAGCGGATCCCGAACAACAACCCCTTCCAGCACGGCGTTGCAGGGCCGAACGGCTCGGCGGTCTATCTCGTCTCGACATCAGAGGAAGCCGCAAACCACATCCTGGACAACATCGGTACACGATACGTGGTGACCGACTACCAGGTCGTCATGGGCAAGTTCCACGCCCCGGCAACCTGGGCTGATCCGAACGACACTGGAGGACTGCGGTTCCAGCCGGTATTCTTCGTTCCCATGGGTTCGGGATCGGCGGGTTACCAGGCGATGCAGTTCTACAACCAGGACTACTACATGACGATGGTCTCCCGTCTCCACAACTTCGATGGCTCCATGACCGAACCGACAACGGGATCGGTGCTATACGTCGAGTATGTCGAGCCGGAGATGGCAAACGCCTCATACCCGGTCATCACCAGCGCACAGGAGATGAACGCCACCGCGGCGGCCGCAGCAGCAGCAGCCTATAACCTGAATTCACCGGCGGGCTCTCACGCCACCGTCCTGAACCTGCACTACGATTACCAGGCTGACTCGATCCTGCATCCGCTTGAGCGGGTGCCGGCGCTCAAACATTACCGGCTTGTCCACGAGACCCCCCAGAACATCTACGGCAACGTGGGTGAGGACGGCCCTGACCTCAAGGCGGTCAAGATATTTGAGTATGTTCCCGGAGCCGCGATAAGGGGTGAGGGGGTCATCGAGGTCCCGATAGCCACAAACACCGGCCGGGAGTTTGTATACCGGCAGGAGAGCGAGAACGGTCTGTTTGTCGTTCCATACGCCACCTCCGGATGGTCGGGCGAGGTTAGAGCGACCGGGCCCTACCGGATCGCCGGCACCGGCCAGACCTTCGATGTGACTGAAGAGGATATCCAGCAGGGGCGCACCATCAACTGA
- a CDS encoding histone deacetylase family protein, translating into MRYSIIYGDIFTRHDMEAHPESAARLRTALECIPPSARWRPPIPACEADLERVHDPHYIRWVREMATGACFLDANTYVTCHSFEAAAHAAGSTIAAAERTLDGEHCFALVRPPGHHAEPDRAMGFCIFNNAAVAAAKALLSLDRVAILDWDLHHGNGTQTIFYGSDRVLFCSVHQENSFPWTGWVDEIGTGAGRGYNLNAPLAAGSTLADYALVFEEVFIPAIVRFRPDLLIVSAGQDALADDGRGGMKLEPDDYGVLAGMLIDWTDLPLALTLEGGYGPSAGKAVGTIFQALAGRRFEPAEKPVHRSTERVVRILKRVRFC; encoded by the coding sequence ATGCGCTACTCGATAATATACGGTGACATATTCACCCGGCACGATATGGAGGCCCATCCCGAGTCGGCCGCCCGGTTGCGGACGGCCCTCGAGTGCATACCCCCGAGCGCACGCTGGCGCCCCCCCATCCCCGCCTGCGAGGCCGATCTCGAGCGCGTCCACGACCCGCATTACATCCGCTGGGTGCGGGAGATGGCGACGGGCGCCTGCTTTTTAGACGCAAACACCTATGTCACCTGCCACTCTTTTGAGGCAGCGGCCCACGCTGCCGGGTCCACCATTGCAGCGGCGGAGCGGACGCTTGATGGTGAGCACTGTTTTGCACTTGTCCGCCCGCCGGGGCATCATGCCGAGCCCGACCGCGCAATGGGGTTCTGCATATTCAACAACGCCGCGGTTGCGGCGGCAAAAGCGCTCCTGTCCCTCGACCGGGTGGCGATCCTGGACTGGGATCTTCACCACGGCAACGGCACCCAGACGATCTTTTACGGGAGCGACAGGGTGCTCTTCTGCTCGGTGCACCAGGAGAACAGTTTCCCCTGGACGGGCTGGGTGGACGAGATCGGCACCGGCGCCGGCCGGGGCTACAACCTGAATGCACCGCTTGCGGCAGGCTCGACCCTCGCCGATTACGCCCTGGTATTTGAGGAGGTGTTCATCCCTGCTATCGTTCGGTTCCGCCCGGATCTTCTGATAGTCTCGGCCGGGCAGGACGCTCTCGCCGACGATGGGCGCGGCGGGATGAAACTTGAACCCGACGACTACGGTGTGCTTGCCGGGATGCTGATAGACTGGACGGACCTCCCCCTGGCGCTGACGCTGGAAGGAGGCTACGGCCCCTCGGCCGGGAAGGCCGTAGGCACTATATTCCAGGCCCTCGCGGGGAGACGGTTTGAGCCGGCAGAAAAGCCGGTGCACCGGAGCACGGAACGGGTTGTGCGGATCTTAAAGAGAGTCCGGTTCTGTTGA
- a CDS encoding YcaO-related McrA-glycine thioamidation protein encodes MPITIRHVEKVYFDGGHRSRPPEETDAVVKPLMRGIGVTEITDITPLDRTGIPVFAAVRPGAARGAVRVYTGAGKEAVQARVSAMMAAIERCCAEYHGDHMDYASYEEIGPARALHPEDLILPRELEQGEMVHWTQARDILNDEDLYVPSNAVFHPYDSLGLTTPLFRSETNGLAAGNVMEEAIFHAFLEVIERDALSIADAGRNPGRRLTIEKDCAARGLLERFEQNGIEIHLWLLDGRTEIPTVAATADDTVTRDPAMILTGSASHLSPEAAAFQALTEVAKRRGSILHGEPGDIRREAVIRKAGYERLKRINRIWFGNADAVDLADIPDMSTGRFDLDIRRVLDEVAPHTDRVCVCDLTRTPIPVVRAIIPGFEVSCMDPRRRRSARDAWINPQVM; translated from the coding sequence ATGCCGATCACGATTCGCCATGTAGAGAAGGTCTACTTTGATGGCGGCCACAGGTCACGCCCCCCGGAGGAGACGGATGCCGTTGTGAAACCCCTTATGAGAGGGATCGGGGTTACAGAGATCACAGATATAACCCCGCTCGACCGGACCGGGATCCCTGTATTTGCTGCAGTCCGACCTGGAGCGGCGCGAGGAGCGGTTCGGGTTTACACAGGAGCAGGTAAAGAGGCGGTCCAGGCACGGGTGTCGGCGATGATGGCAGCGATCGAGCGCTGCTGCGCCGAATACCATGGTGACCACATGGATTACGCCTCCTACGAGGAGATCGGCCCTGCGCGGGCGCTGCACCCCGAAGACCTCATTCTTCCGCGGGAACTCGAGCAGGGGGAGATGGTCCACTGGACGCAGGCCAGGGACATCCTGAACGACGAGGATCTCTACGTCCCGAGCAACGCTGTCTTCCACCCCTACGACTCGCTCGGGTTGACGACACCGCTGTTTCGGAGCGAGACAAACGGGCTTGCGGCGGGAAACGTCATGGAAGAGGCCATTTTCCACGCATTCCTCGAGGTTATCGAGCGGGACGCGCTCAGCATCGCTGATGCAGGGCGAAACCCCGGCCGCCGCCTCACCATCGAGAAGGATTGCGCCGCCCGCGGCCTGCTGGAGCGGTTCGAGCAGAACGGGATCGAGATTCACCTCTGGCTGCTCGATGGGAGAACGGAGATCCCCACAGTCGCGGCCACCGCAGACGACACCGTTACACGGGATCCTGCGATGATCCTCACGGGGTCTGCCTCCCACCTCTCACCCGAGGCTGCAGCGTTCCAGGCGCTCACGGAGGTTGCAAAGAGAAGGGGGAGTATTCTCCACGGCGAACCTGGCGACATCCGGCGGGAGGCGGTAATCAGGAAGGCGGGTTATGAACGGCTGAAACGGATCAACAGGATCTGGTTTGGCAACGCTGATGCCGTCGACCTCGCTGATATCCCTGATATGAGCACAGGACGGTTCGACCTGGACATCCGGCGTGTACTCGATGAGGTCGCGCCCCACACCGACAGGGTCTGCGTCTGCGACCTCACCAGGACGCCGATCCCCGTGGTGCGGGCGATCATCCCCGGTTTCGAGGTCTCCTGCATGGACCCCCGTCGACGGCGGTCCGCCCGGGATGCGTGGATTAACCCTCAAGTGATGTAA
- a CDS encoding DUF2098 domain-containing protein, protein MSMDDIAVGAVVRYPRTGTTGKVVKIEEIDGREYAEIDTTGLYYLLDELIRTELTEEEARKKERSLEDYVREHREIQQQLEKVWEVGTDQSCEGGG, encoded by the coding sequence ATGAGCATGGATGATATTGCAGTTGGTGCAGTCGTCCGGTACCCCCGTACCGGCACGACCGGAAAGGTCGTAAAGATCGAGGAGATCGATGGCCGGGAGTATGCTGAAATAGATACCACCGGCCTTTACTACCTGCTGGATGAACTTATCAGGACAGAACTGACGGAGGAAGAGGCCAGGAAGAAGGAGCGCTCCCTCGAGGACTACGTGAGGGAACACAGGGAGATCCAGCAGCAGCTGGAGAAGGTATGGGAGGTTGGAACCGACCAGAGCTGCGAGGGCGGCGGCTAA
- the nikR gene encoding nickel-responsive transcriptional regulator NikR yields MSGDTELSRIGISLPKNLLDKFDEILALRGYSSRSEGIRDSIRNYITHFQWISDVKGERQGVITMVYDHDQRGLLQTLIDIQHQYTGNIQASLHSHVTHSKCLEVILVRGDGTILKDITEKLMAQKGVEAVKLTTIPIEG; encoded by the coding sequence ATGTCAGGTGATACCGAACTATCACGCATAGGGATCTCGCTTCCAAAGAACCTCCTCGATAAGTTTGATGAGATCCTGGCACTCCGGGGCTACTCTTCCCGGTCTGAGGGGATACGGGACTCGATACGAAATTACATCACTCACTTCCAGTGGATATCAGACGTAAAAGGCGAGCGCCAGGGCGTCATAACCATGGTCTACGACCATGACCAGCGCGGACTGCTCCAGACGCTCATCGACATACAGCACCAGTATACCGGCAACATTCAGGCCTCACTCCACTCGCATGTAACGCACAGCAAATGTCTTGAGGTTATCCTGGTCCGGGGGGATGGAACCATACTGAAAGATATTACCGAGAAACTTATGGCACAGAAGGGTGTTGAGGCGGTGAAACTCACCACCATACCGATCGAGGGTTAG
- a CDS encoding translation initiation factor IF-2 subunit gamma: MRDVFIPGVNIGLVGHVDHGKTTLVSALTGTWTDRHSEEIKRGISIRLGYADATFYRCEKCKGNDAYTTSAECPNCGGKAVPLRTVSFVDAPGHETLMATMLSGSALMDGAMLVIAANESCPQPQTKEHLMALELIGINRIVIVQNKIDVVTQAEALEHYKQIKRFIKGTIAENAPIIPVSAQKGVNIGALIQALDEVIPEPERNPDLDPLLLIARSFDINRPGCNWRDVKGGVIGGSLIRGVLREGDEIEIRPGRQLQVENRTKWEPITTKITSINAGMISVTEATPGGLLGIATKLDPALTKSDALAGQVAGLVGRLPPVRERLKFDVTLMDRVVGADSEQIIEPLKHKEPLMLAVGTAVTVGVITNTRKNQVEVQLKRAVCAEAGARIAISRQVGGRWRLIGMGVLVE; encoded by the coding sequence TTGCGAGATGTATTCATTCCCGGTGTCAATATTGGGCTTGTAGGTCATGTCGATCACGGCAAGACCACTCTGGTCAGCGCCCTGACCGGCACCTGGACAGACCGGCACAGCGAGGAGATCAAGCGCGGCATCTCCATACGCCTCGGGTATGCGGACGCAACATTTTACCGGTGTGAGAAATGTAAAGGCAACGACGCTTACACCACCTCCGCGGAATGCCCAAACTGCGGGGGGAAAGCCGTCCCGTTACGGACGGTATCTTTTGTCGATGCACCCGGTCACGAGACACTTATGGCGACTATGCTCTCGGGTTCGGCGTTGATGGACGGCGCGATGCTTGTGATAGCTGCAAACGAGTCCTGCCCCCAGCCCCAGACAAAGGAGCACCTGATGGCGCTTGAGTTGATCGGGATAAACAGGATCGTCATCGTCCAGAACAAGATCGATGTTGTGACCCAGGCGGAGGCGCTGGAGCATTATAAGCAGATCAAGCGGTTCATCAAGGGCACTATCGCCGAGAACGCTCCTATCATCCCGGTATCTGCACAGAAAGGTGTCAATATCGGTGCCCTGATCCAGGCGCTGGATGAGGTCATCCCGGAGCCTGAACGCAACCCAGATCTCGACCCGCTGCTCCTCATTGCACGCTCGTTTGACATCAACAGACCGGGCTGCAACTGGCGGGACGTGAAAGGCGGTGTCATCGGCGGGTCGCTCATCCGGGGGGTGCTGCGTGAGGGTGATGAGATCGAGATCCGGCCCGGTCGGCAGTTGCAGGTCGAGAATCGGACTAAGTGGGAGCCTATCACAACAAAGATCACCTCGATCAACGCCGGCATGATCAGCGTGACCGAGGCTACTCCGGGGGGTCTTCTCGGCATCGCGACCAAACTTGATCCCGCACTGACGAAGAGCGACGCTCTCGCCGGGCAGGTTGCGGGGCTCGTCGGGAGACTGCCGCCCGTCCGGGAGCGGCTGAAGTTTGATGTAACGCTGATGGATCGGGTTGTCGGTGCGGACAGCGAGCAGATAATCGAGCCCCTCAAGCATAAAGAGCCGCTGATGCTCGCGGTTGGCACCGCGGTCACCGTCGGCGTGATCACGAACACCAGAAAGAATCAGGTCGAGGTTCAGCTGAAGCGGGCGGTCTGTGCGGAGGCTGGTGCGAGGATTGCCATAAGCAGGCAGGTCGGCGGGCGATGGCGGTTGATCGGCATGGGTGTTCTGGTCGAGTGA
- a CDS encoding type II toxin-antitoxin system VapC family toxin translates to MKVLLDTNALLMPAQFGIDLYDGLMALLGDFEPVTLEEVVGELSGLARGHGRDAAAARVGLEMVRRAKIVPSGSSAESVDGRVIEYARREGCIVVTNDRNLRNDLLREGIGVVSMRKERTLELMRG, encoded by the coding sequence GTGAAGGTGCTTCTCGACACAAACGCTCTCCTTATGCCGGCTCAGTTCGGTATCGATCTCTATGACGGGCTGATGGCGCTCCTGGGGGATTTCGAACCGGTAACGCTCGAAGAGGTGGTCGGTGAACTCTCCGGGCTTGCCAGGGGGCACGGCCGCGATGCGGCTGCCGCACGGGTGGGTCTTGAGATGGTCCGGCGCGCGAAGATCGTGCCGAGCGGGAGCAGCGCGGAGTCTGTGGATGGCCGGGTGATCGAGTATGCCCGGCGGGAGGGATGCATCGTGGTTACAAACGATCGCAACCTCCGTAACGATCTTCTTCGTGAGGGGATCGGTGTTGTCTCGATGCGGAAGGAAAGAACGCTGGAACTGATGAGGGGATAG
- a CDS encoding DNA-directed RNA polymerase, whose protein sequence is MYYKVTLEDKVRVPPNRLGEDLERVILNVLQEQLEGSISKEIGIFIAVTGILDVGEGELIPGDGAVYYDVRFEAIVLRLALQEVIEGEVVETTSFGAFVSLGPIDAMLHVSQISDEYINYDERNGRLVCQDSKRSIAAGDGVRGRIVALSLNEREPRESKIGLTMRQPGLGALAWLDEEFEEEKKRRSA, encoded by the coding sequence ATGTATTATAAAGTGACGCTGGAGGACAAGGTGCGGGTTCCGCCGAACCGCCTCGGGGAAGACCTGGAGAGGGTTATCCTCAACGTACTGCAGGAACAGCTGGAAGGCAGCATCTCAAAGGAGATCGGGATATTCATTGCGGTGACGGGTATTCTCGATGTCGGTGAGGGAGAGTTGATCCCCGGGGACGGCGCGGTCTATTACGATGTAAGGTTTGAGGCGATTGTTCTCCGCCTGGCGCTCCAGGAGGTGATCGAGGGCGAGGTTGTGGAGACGACAAGTTTCGGCGCCTTCGTCAGCCTGGGCCCGATCGACGCGATGCTGCACGTGAGCCAGATATCCGATGAGTACATCAATTACGATGAGAGGAACGGCAGGCTGGTCTGCCAGGATTCAAAGCGTTCGATTGCCGCTGGCGACGGCGTCCGGGGCAGGATCGTTGCCCTCTCGTTAAACGAACGTGAGCCAAGAGAGAGCAAGATCGGTCTCACCATGCGTCAGCCGGGCCTGGGCGCACTTGCATGGCTGGATGAGGAGTTCGAGGAGGAGAAGAAGAGGAGGTCGGCGTAA
- the spt4 gene encoding transcription elongation factor subunit Spt4, which yields MAVGGKKVVRVCRECHRVVEGEACVVCGTSNLSEDWAGYVVIIDPEHSDIAKKMNITLPGRYALKVR from the coding sequence ATGGCCGTGGGTGGTAAGAAGGTGGTCAGGGTCTGCCGCGAGTGCCACCGCGTCGTTGAGGGGGAGGCCTGTGTGGTCTGCGGGACCTCCAACCTGAGCGAGGACTGGGCCGGATACGTTGTGATAATCGATCCGGAGCATTCGGATATTGCAAAGAAGATGAACATCACCCTGCCTGGCCGTTATGCTCTGAAGGTTCGCTGA